In Pseudomonas poae, a single genomic region encodes these proteins:
- a CDS encoding ACT domain-containing protein — protein MAGETALATLLRSMSPHLNDGDYVFCTLPDNRIPTGCEVIGSFREQEGLTLIVERQQAEQAGLAFDYVAAWITLNVHSALEAVGLTAAFASALGKAGISCNVIAGYYHDHLFVGRADAERALQVLRQLAADAE, from the coding sequence ATGGCTGGCGAAACCGCCCTGGCGACCCTGCTGCGCAGCATGAGCCCGCATCTGAATGACGGCGACTACGTGTTCTGCACGCTGCCCGACAACCGTATCCCGACAGGTTGCGAAGTGATCGGCAGCTTTCGCGAACAGGAAGGCCTGACGCTGATCGTCGAGCGCCAACAAGCGGAACAGGCCGGTTTGGCCTTCGACTATGTGGCGGCGTGGATCACCTTGAATGTGCACTCAGCCCTGGAAGCCGTTGGCCTGACTGCGGCCTTCGCCAGTGCGCTGGGCAAGGCCGGCATCAGTTGCAATGTGATTGCCGGCTATTACCACGATCACCTGTTCGTCGGCCGCGCCGATGCTGAACGCGCCCTGCAGGTACTACGGCAATTGGCGGCGGACGCGGAGTAG
- a CDS encoding LysR family transcriptional regulator ArgP — protein MFDYKLLSALAAVVEQSGFERGAQVLGLSPSAISQRIKLLEARIGQPVLIRATPPTPTDIGRRLLNHVQQVRLLERDLQSQVPALDEEGMPERLRIALNADSLATWWAEAVSSFCAEQHLLLDLVVEDQTVGLKRMRAGEVAACICASERPVAGARSLLLGAMRYRALASPAFIARHFPEGVRADQLARTPALVFGPDDFLQHRYLASLGVDGGFEHHLCPSSEGFIRLTEAGLGWGLVPELQVRDQLAKGVLVELLPDKPIDVPLYWHHWRSGGQLLGLLTDHLAQACGQWLVPLE, from the coding sequence ATGTTCGACTATAAATTGCTTTCCGCCCTCGCGGCGGTGGTGGAACAGTCCGGCTTTGAACGGGGTGCCCAGGTGCTCGGGTTGTCGCCGTCGGCGATTTCCCAGCGCATCAAGTTGCTCGAAGCGCGTATCGGCCAGCCGGTCCTGATACGGGCCACGCCGCCAACACCGACTGACATTGGCCGGCGCTTGCTCAACCATGTGCAGCAGGTGCGTCTGCTGGAGCGCGACCTGCAAAGCCAGGTGCCGGCCCTGGACGAGGAGGGCATGCCCGAGCGGCTGCGCATCGCCCTGAACGCCGATAGCCTGGCCACCTGGTGGGCTGAGGCCGTCAGCAGTTTTTGCGCAGAACAACACTTGTTGCTGGACTTGGTTGTCGAGGACCAAACGGTCGGCCTCAAACGCATGCGCGCCGGTGAAGTGGCTGCCTGCATCTGCGCCAGCGAACGCCCCGTAGCGGGTGCGCGCAGCTTGCTGTTGGGCGCCATGCGCTACCGGGCGTTAGCCAGCCCGGCCTTTATCGCCCGGCACTTTCCCGAAGGCGTGCGTGCAGATCAGCTCGCGCGCACGCCAGCATTGGTGTTCGGCCCGGACGATTTCCTGCAGCACCGTTACCTGGCGTCCCTCGGCGTGGATGGTGGTTTCGAACATCATCTGTGCCCATCGTCTGAAGGGTTTATCCGCTTGACTGAGGCGGGCCTCGGTTGGGGGCTGGTGCCGGAATTGCAGGTGCGTGACCAGTTGGCCAAAGGCGTGCTGGTGGAGTTATTGCCAGATAAGCCCATCGATGTGCCGTTGTACTGGCATCATTGGCGCAGTGGCGGGCAACTGTTGGGCTTGTTGACCGACCATCTGGCCCAGGCATGTGGGCAATGGTTGGTGCCGTTGGAGTGA
- a CDS encoding sugar ABC transporter permease: protein MSSVAVFSKASPFDALQRWLPKLVLAPSMFIVLVGFYGYILWTFVLSFTTSTFLPSYKWAGLAQYARLFDNDRWWVASKNLAVFGGMFIGITLVIGVTLAIFLDQKIRREGFIRTIYLYPMALSMIVTGTAWKWLLNPGMGLDKLLRDWGWEGFRLDWLIDPDRVVYCLVIAAVWQASGFIMAMFLAGLRGVDQSIIRAAQIDGASLPRIYWSVVLPSLRPVFFSAVMILAHIAIKSFDLVAAMTAGGPGYSSDLPAMFMYSFTFSRGQMGMGSASAILMLGAILAIIVPYLYSELRTKRND from the coding sequence ATGAGTTCTGTTGCTGTGTTCAGCAAAGCCTCGCCGTTCGATGCACTGCAGCGCTGGCTACCCAAACTGGTGCTGGCGCCGAGCATGTTCATCGTGTTGGTGGGCTTCTACGGCTACATCCTGTGGACGTTTGTGCTGTCGTTCACCACGTCTACATTCCTGCCCAGCTACAAGTGGGCGGGCCTTGCGCAATACGCGCGGTTGTTCGACAACGACCGCTGGTGGGTTGCCAGCAAGAACCTGGCGGTGTTTGGCGGAATGTTTATCGGCATCACCCTGGTCATCGGCGTGACGCTGGCGATTTTTCTCGATCAGAAAATCCGTCGTGAAGGCTTTATCCGCACCATTTACCTGTACCCGATGGCGCTCTCGATGATCGTTACCGGTACGGCCTGGAAATGGCTGCTCAACCCGGGCATGGGCCTGGACAAACTCCTGCGGGACTGGGGCTGGGAAGGCTTCCGTCTCGACTGGCTGATCGACCCCGACCGCGTGGTCTACTGCCTGGTGATCGCTGCCGTGTGGCAGGCCTCGGGCTTCATCATGGCGATGTTCCTCGCCGGCCTGCGTGGTGTCGACCAGTCGATCATCCGTGCAGCCCAGATCGACGGCGCGAGCCTGCCGCGCATCTATTGGAGCGTGGTGCTGCCAAGCCTGCGTCCGGTGTTCTTCAGTGCGGTGATGATCCTGGCGCACATTGCGATCAAGAGCTTCGACCTGGTAGCGGCAATGACCGCCGGCGGCCCGGGCTACTCGTCCGACCTGCCCGCGATGTTCATGTACTCGTTCACCTTCAGCCGTGGCCAGATGGGCATGGGCTCGGCCAGTGCAATCCTGATGCTCGGTGCGATCCTCGCGATCATCGTGCCTTACCTCTACTCCGAGCTGAGGACCAAGCGTAATGACTAG
- the ugpC gene encoding sn-glycerol-3-phosphate ABC transporter ATP-binding protein UgpC, translating to MATLELRNVNKTYGAGLPDTLKNIELSIKEGEFLILVGPSGCGKSTLMNCIAGLETITGGAIMIGDQDVSGMSPKDRDIAMVFQSYALYPTMSVRENIEFGLKIRKMPQADIDAEVARVAKLLQIEHLLNRKPGQLSGGQQQRVAMGRALARRPKIYLFDEPLSNLDAKLRVEMRTEMKLMHQRLKTTTVYVTHDQIEAMTLGDKVAVMKDGIIQQFGTPKDIYNNPANQFVASFIGSPPMNFVPLRLQRKDGRLVALLDSGQARCELALNVTDAGLEDRDVILGLRPEQIMLTAGEGDSASSIRAEVQVTEPTGPDTLVFVQLNDTKVCCRLAPDVAPQVGETLTLQFDPSKVLLFDANTGERLGTASSLPAQGHADNVAQFKGR from the coding sequence ATGGCTACGCTTGAACTTCGCAATGTAAACAAGACCTATGGCGCCGGCCTGCCCGACACCTTGAAGAACATCGAACTGTCGATCAAAGAGGGCGAGTTCCTGATCCTGGTCGGCCCTTCGGGTTGCGGCAAATCCACGCTGATGAACTGCATCGCCGGCCTTGAGACCATCACCGGCGGCGCAATCATGATCGGCGACCAGGACGTGAGCGGCATGAGCCCCAAGGATCGCGACATCGCCATGGTGTTCCAGTCCTACGCGTTGTACCCGACCATGAGCGTGCGCGAGAACATCGAGTTCGGCCTCAAGATCCGCAAGATGCCCCAGGCTGATATCGACGCCGAAGTGGCGCGCGTGGCCAAGCTGCTGCAGATCGAGCACTTGCTTAATCGCAAGCCGGGCCAGCTCTCCGGTGGTCAGCAACAACGTGTGGCCATGGGCCGTGCGCTGGCGCGTCGGCCGAAGATCTACCTGTTCGACGAACCGCTGTCCAACCTCGACGCCAAGTTGCGCGTCGAGATGCGTACCGAAATGAAGCTGATGCACCAGCGCCTCAAGACCACTACGGTCTACGTGACCCACGACCAGATCGAAGCAATGACCCTGGGCGACAAGGTTGCGGTGATGAAGGACGGCATCATCCAGCAGTTCGGCACGCCCAAAGACATCTACAACAACCCGGCCAACCAGTTCGTGGCGAGCTTTATCGGTTCGCCGCCGATGAACTTCGTGCCCCTGCGCCTGCAGCGCAAGGACGGACGTCTGGTGGCACTGCTCGACAGCGGGCAAGCGCGTTGCGAGCTGGCGCTGAACGTGACGGATGCCGGCCTGGAAGACCGCGACGTGATCCTTGGCCTGCGCCCGGAGCAGATCATGTTGACGGCGGGCGAGGGCGACAGTGCGTCGAGCATTCGTGCCGAGGTGCAGGTCACCGAGCCGACCGGCCCGGACACCCTGGTGTTTGTGCAACTCAATGACACCAAGGTCTGCTGCCGCTTGGCACCCGACGTGGCACCGCAGGTGGGCGAGACGCTGACCCTGCAATTCGACCCCTCCAAGGTTTTGCTGTTCGACGCCAATACCGGCGAGCGTCTGGGCACTGCTTCTTCATTGCCTGCACAGGGGCATGCCGACAATGTGGCCCAATTCAAAGGCCGCTGA
- the zwf gene encoding glucose-6-phosphate dehydrogenase — MPSITVEPCTFALFGALGDLALRKLFPALYQLDGAGLLHDDTRILALAREAGSAQEHVAHIEKELRKYVGKELDEAIAQRFLARLTYVHVDFKNADDYAALAEIAGTAPTLIAYFATPAAVYGAICENLAKVGLAENTRVVLEKPIGSDLESSRKVNDAVAQFFPENRTYRIDHYLGKETVQNLIALRFANSLFETQWNQHYISHVEITVAEQVGIEGRWGYFDKAGQLRDMIQNHLLQLLCLIAMDPPADLSADSIRDEKVKVLKALAPISPEGLTTQVVRGQYIAGYSAGKAVPGYLEEDNSNTQSDTETFVALRADIRNWRWAGVPFYLRTGKRMPQKLSQIVIHFKEPSHYIFAPEQRLQISNKLIIRLQPDEGISLRVMTKEQGLDKGMQLRSGPLQLNFSDTYRSARIPDAYERLLLEVMRGNQNLFVRKDEIEAAWKWCDQLIAGWKKSGDAPKPYAAGSWGPMSSIALITRDGRSWYGDI; from the coding sequence ATGCCTTCGATAACCGTAGAACCCTGCACCTTTGCCCTGTTTGGCGCCTTGGGTGATCTGGCGCTGCGCAAGTTATTTCCTGCCCTCTATCAACTCGATGGCGCCGGGCTTCTGCACGACGACACCCGTATCCTGGCCCTGGCCCGTGAGGCCGGTTCCGCGCAGGAGCACGTGGCCCATATCGAAAAAGAGTTGCGCAAGTACGTCGGCAAAGAGCTGGACGAAGCCATTGCCCAGCGCTTCCTGGCTCGTTTGACCTACGTACACGTCGATTTCAAAAATGCTGACGACTATGCCGCCCTGGCGGAAATTGCCGGTACTGCACCGACCCTGATCGCCTACTTTGCTACACCGGCTGCGGTGTATGGGGCGATTTGCGAGAACCTGGCGAAGGTTGGCCTGGCGGAAAACACCCGCGTCGTGCTGGAAAAACCCATCGGCTCGGACCTGGAGTCCTCGCGCAAGGTCAACGACGCCGTGGCGCAGTTCTTCCCGGAGAACCGTACCTATCGCATCGACCACTACCTGGGCAAAGAAACCGTCCAGAACCTGATCGCCCTGCGTTTTGCCAACAGCCTGTTCGAAACCCAGTGGAACCAGCATTACATTTCCCACGTGGAAATCACCGTGGCCGAGCAGGTCGGGATCGAAGGCCGTTGGGGCTATTTCGACAAGGCCGGTCAGCTGCGGGACATGATCCAGAATCACCTGCTGCAACTGCTTTGCCTGATCGCCATGGACCCGCCGGCCGACCTGTCCGCCGACAGCATCCGCGACGAGAAGGTCAAGGTGCTCAAGGCTCTGGCGCCGATCAGCCCGGAAGGCCTGACTACCCAGGTGGTGCGCGGCCAGTACATCGCCGGCTACAGCGCGGGTAAAGCCGTGCCGGGTTACCTGGAAGAAGACAACTCCAACACCCAGAGCGACACCGAGACCTTCGTCGCCCTGCGTGCCGATATCCGCAACTGGCGTTGGGCCGGGGTGCCGTTCTACCTGCGCACCGGCAAGCGCATGCCGCAAAAGCTGTCGCAGATCGTCATCCACTTCAAGGAACCGTCCCACTACATCTTCGCTCCCGAGCAGCGCTTGCAGATCAGCAACAAACTGATCATCCGCCTGCAGCCGGACGAAGGTATTTCCTTGCGCGTGATGACCAAGGAGCAGGGCCTGGACAAGGGCATGCAACTGCGCAGCGGTCCGCTGCAACTGAATTTTTCCGACACCTATCGCAGCGCGCGGATTCCCGATGCGTACGAGCGGTTGTTGTTGGAAGTGATGCGCGGCAATCAGAACCTGTTTGTGCGTAAAGATGAAATCGAAGCCGCGTGGAAATGGTGTGACCAGTTGATCGCCGGGTGGAAAAAATCCGGTGATGCACCTAAGCCGTATGCGGCGGGTTCCTGGGGGCCGATGAGCTCCATTGCACTGATCACGCGGGATGGGAGGTCGTGGTATGGCGATATCTGA
- the pgl gene encoding 6-phosphogluconolactonase has translation MAISDLKLPQGVTPHEYRTPVLLAEGLANDVAEQLRTAISARGEATLVVSGGRSPVAFFQNLAKQGLDWSKVTITLADERWVPVEHADSNAGLLKQHLLQGPAAKAKFLSLYSAAANLEEAAEQADRLLAELPTIDVLVLGMGDDGHTASLFPNSPNLTEALQPDGTRRCWPMLAPTVPHQRLTMSRALLASANYTALSISGSSKLTTLSAALASDDVSAMPIRAFLQPTLEIYWCP, from the coding sequence ATGGCGATATCTGATTTGAAACTGCCTCAGGGCGTAACACCCCATGAGTACCGCACGCCGGTGCTGCTGGCCGAAGGCTTGGCCAATGACGTGGCCGAGCAACTGCGCACAGCCATCAGCGCCCGTGGCGAGGCGACGTTGGTGGTGTCCGGTGGCCGCAGCCCCGTGGCATTTTTCCAGAACCTGGCCAAGCAAGGCCTGGACTGGTCCAAGGTGACCATTACCCTGGCCGACGAACGCTGGGTGCCGGTGGAGCACGCCGATAGCAATGCTGGCCTGTTGAAGCAGCACTTGCTGCAAGGCCCGGCAGCCAAGGCAAAGTTCCTCAGCCTGTACAGCGCCGCCGCCAACCTTGAAGAGGCGGCCGAGCAGGCTGATCGCTTGCTCGCGGAATTGCCGACGATTGATGTGCTGGTGCTGGGCATGGGCGATGACGGTCACACCGCATCGCTGTTCCCCAACAGCCCAAACCTGACCGAAGCTTTGCAGCCCGACGGTACCCGCCGTTGCTGGCCGATGCTGGCGCCGACCGTGCCGCACCAGCGCCTGACCATGAGTCGCGCGCTGTTGGCCTCGGCGAACTACACCGCACTGTCGATTTCCGGCAGTTCGAAATTGACCACCTTGAGCGCCGCGCTGGCCAGTGACGACGTCTCTGCCATGCCGATTCGCGCGTTTTTGCAACCTACATTAGAGATTTACTGGTGCCCATGA
- a CDS encoding bifunctional 4-hydroxy-2-oxoglutarate aldolase/2-dehydro-3-deoxy-phosphogluconate aldolase, which translates to MNSPQPTVSMADKVALIDSLCAKARILPVITIAREQDILPLADALAAGGLTALEVTLRSQFGLKAIQVLREQRPELCTGAGTVLDRHMLEAAEVAGSQFIVTPGITRDLLEASVHSPIPLLPGISNASGIMEGYGLGYRRFKLFPAEVSGGVAAIKALGGPFGEVKFCPTGGVGPANIKSYMALKNVMCVGGSWMLDPEWVKNGDWGRIQEVTAEALALLD; encoded by the coding sequence ATGAACAGCCCCCAACCGACCGTGTCCATGGCGGACAAAGTTGCCCTGATCGACAGCCTCTGCGCCAAGGCGCGGATCCTGCCGGTGATCACCATCGCCCGCGAACAGGACATCCTGCCGCTGGCCGATGCCCTGGCCGCAGGTGGTTTGACTGCATTGGAAGTGACCCTGCGTTCGCAGTTCGGCCTCAAGGCCATTCAGGTATTGCGCGAGCAACGCCCGGAACTGTGCACCGGTGCCGGTACCGTGCTGGACCGTCATATGCTCGAAGCAGCCGAAGTGGCCGGTTCGCAGTTTATCGTCACCCCGGGCATTACCCGCGACCTGCTGGAAGCCTCGGTACACAGCCCGATCCCGCTGCTGCCGGGCATCAGCAATGCCTCGGGCATCATGGAAGGCTATGGCCTGGGGTATCGCCGCTTCAAGTTGTTCCCGGCTGAAGTCAGCGGCGGCGTGGCGGCGATCAAGGCGCTGGGTGGCCCGTTTGGCGAAGTGAAATTCTGCCCAACCGGCGGCGTCGGCCCGGCCAACATCAAGAGCTACATGGCGTTGAAAAACGTGATGTGCGTGGGCGGTAGCTGGATGCTCGACCCGGAATGGGTCAAGAACGGCGACTGGGGCCGTATCCAGGAAGTCACCGCCGAGGCGCTGGCGCTGCTGGATTGA
- a CDS encoding PA2169 family four-helix-bundle protein: MTDINKESISVLNDLIETSKDGQKGFATCAEDIKHPELKALFVKRSADCATAAAELQTAVRALGGDPEESGSVAGALHRGWVDVKSLVTGKDEEAVLNEAERGEDHALKAYKEAIEKINKHNLLGIRDLVERQFHGAQRNHDQVKALRNQARAQS, translated from the coding sequence ATGACTGACATCAATAAAGAATCGATCTCCGTACTCAACGACCTGATCGAGACCAGCAAAGACGGCCAGAAAGGTTTCGCCACCTGTGCTGAAGATATCAAGCATCCAGAGCTCAAAGCGTTGTTCGTCAAGCGCTCGGCCGACTGTGCAACCGCCGCTGCCGAGCTGCAAACCGCTGTACGTGCCTTGGGCGGCGATCCGGAAGAGTCCGGCAGTGTGGCCGGTGCCTTGCACCGTGGCTGGGTCGACGTGAAGTCGCTGGTTACCGGTAAAGACGAAGAAGCGGTGCTGAACGAAGCCGAGCGCGGTGAAGACCACGCCCTGAAGGCTTACAAGGAAGCGATCGAGAAGATCAACAAGCACAACCTGCTGGGTATCCGCGACCTGGTAGAGCGTCAGTTCCACGGTGCGCAACGCAATCACGACCAGGTGAAAGCCCTGCGTAACCAGGCTCGCGCTCAGTCGTAA
- a CDS encoding MaoC family dehydratase, with the protein MTQVTNTPYEALEVGQTASYSKLVEERDIQLFAAMSGDHNPVHLDAEYAKATMFKERIAHGMFSGALISAAVACELPGPGTIYIGQQMSFQKPVKIGDTLTVRLEILEKLPKFRVRIATRVFNQRDELVVDGEAEILAPRKQQEVTLTELPPITIG; encoded by the coding sequence ATGACCCAGGTAACCAACACCCCGTACGAAGCCCTCGAAGTCGGCCAGACCGCCAGCTACAGCAAATTGGTGGAAGAGCGCGATATCCAGCTGTTCGCCGCGATGTCCGGTGACCACAACCCGGTGCACCTGGACGCCGAGTACGCCAAGGCCACCATGTTCAAGGAGCGTATCGCCCACGGTATGTTCAGCGGCGCCTTGATCAGCGCAGCCGTTGCGTGCGAGCTGCCTGGGCCGGGCACGATCTACATCGGCCAGCAGATGAGCTTCCAGAAACCAGTGAAAATCGGTGACACCCTGACCGTGCGCCTGGAAATCCTCGAGAAGCTGCCGAAGTTTCGTGTGCGCATCGCCACGCGTGTGTTCAACCAGCGCGATGAGTTGGTGGTTGACGGTGAAGCGGAGATTCTGGCGCCGCGTAAACAGCAGGAAGTTACCTTGACCGAGTTGCCGCCGATCACCATCGGCTGA